One window of the Mycobacterium sp. SVM_VP21 genome contains the following:
- the secG gene encoding preprotein translocase subunit SecG: protein MILTLQILLVITSLLVILLVLLHRAKGGGLSTLFGGGVQSSLSGSTVVEKNLDRLTYFVIAIWLISIIAVGLLIKYA, encoded by the coding sequence ATGATCTTGACGCTGCAGATTCTCTTGGTGATCACCAGCCTGCTGGTGATTCTGCTGGTGCTGCTGCACCGCGCCAAGGGTGGCGGCCTGTCGACCCTGTTCGGTGGCGGTGTGCAGTCCAGCCTGTCCGGCTCGACCGTGGTCGAGAAGAACCTGGACCGGCTGACCTACTTCGTCATCGCCATCTGGCTGATCTCGATCATCGCCGTCGGCCTGCTCATCAAGTACGCCTGA
- the tpiA gene encoding triose-phosphate isomerase — MSRKPLIAGNWKMNLNHFEAIALVQKVAFALPDKYFDHVDVTVLPPFTDLRSVQTLVDGDKLRLTFGAQDVSQHDAGAYTGEVSGAFLAKLGCTFVVVGHSERRSYHGEDDALVAAKAAAALKHGLTPIICIGEHLEIREAGSHVEHCLEQLRGSLAGLSAEQIGASVIAYEPVWAIGTGRVAGAADAQEVCAAVRAELGKLASPKIADTVRVLYGGSVNAKNVGELIGQPDVDGGLVGGASLDGEQFAMLAALAAGGPLP, encoded by the coding sequence ATGAGTCGCAAGCCGTTGATCGCCGGCAACTGGAAGATGAACCTCAACCACTTCGAGGCCATCGCACTGGTGCAGAAGGTGGCTTTTGCGCTGCCGGACAAGTACTTCGATCACGTCGATGTGACGGTCCTGCCGCCCTTCACCGACCTGCGCAGCGTGCAGACCCTGGTCGACGGGGACAAGCTGCGGCTGACTTTCGGCGCCCAGGACGTCTCGCAGCACGACGCGGGCGCCTACACCGGCGAGGTCAGCGGTGCGTTCCTGGCCAAGCTGGGTTGCACCTTCGTCGTCGTCGGGCACTCCGAGCGTCGTAGCTACCACGGTGAGGACGACGCACTGGTTGCCGCGAAAGCCGCTGCTGCCCTCAAGCACGGCCTGACCCCGATCATCTGCATCGGCGAGCACCTGGAGATCCGGGAGGCCGGCAGCCACGTCGAGCATTGCTTGGAGCAGTTGCGCGGCTCGCTGGCCGGGCTGAGTGCCGAGCAGATCGGTGCGAGTGTCATCGCCTACGAACCAGTGTGGGCCATTGGCACCGGCCGGGTGGCCGGCGCGGCCGACGCGCAGGAGGTCTGCGCGGCCGTGCGCGCGGAATTGGGCAAGCTCGCCTCGCCCAAGATCGCCGACACCGTCCGGGTGCTCTACGGCGGTTCGGTCAACGCCAAGAACGTCGGAGAACTCATCGGCCAGCCCGACGTGGATGGCGGCTTGGTCGGCGGAGCCTCGCTGGACGGTGAGCAGTTCGCGATGCTGGCGGCGCTGGCCGCCGGCGGGCCCCTCCCTTGA